The following proteins are co-located in the Polymorphospora rubra genome:
- a CDS encoding alpha/beta fold hydrolase — MTSIYRSDDARRAVEERYRVFLDDWPVPSTESVLPTRQGDTFVVTCGDEHAPPIVLLHGAGFNSAAWLGDVESWARSHRVYSVDVIGEPGLSAPSRPSLNSDAYATWLDDVWDGLGVTRAAVVGTSLGGWLALDFALRRPERVTKLVLLVSAGIGRQRYGAIITSLFLMPFGRRGQRAGMRYVLGPAGVPVSGPMAATLKALDDYLWLVHKSYRPRRDRLPVFSDDRLRGLDVPLLFIAGEKDRILDSHHSARRLRHLLPGAVVTLLPDTGHIPTGYAETVQRFLTGDTRE; from the coding sequence GTGACCTCGATCTACCGCTCCGACGACGCACGCCGCGCGGTCGAGGAGCGCTACCGGGTGTTCCTGGACGACTGGCCCGTGCCGTCGACGGAGTCGGTGCTTCCCACCCGCCAGGGCGACACGTTTGTCGTCACCTGCGGCGACGAACACGCCCCGCCGATCGTCCTTCTGCACGGCGCCGGCTTCAACTCGGCGGCCTGGCTGGGCGATGTGGAGAGCTGGGCGCGGTCGCACCGGGTGTACAGCGTCGACGTCATCGGCGAGCCCGGCCTGAGCGCACCGTCCCGGCCGTCTCTCAACTCCGATGCGTACGCAACGTGGCTCGATGATGTGTGGGACGGGCTCGGTGTCACCCGGGCGGCGGTCGTGGGCACGTCGCTGGGCGGATGGCTGGCGCTCGACTTTGCCCTGCGTCGACCGGAGCGGGTCACGAAGCTCGTACTACTCGTGTCCGCCGGCATCGGGCGCCAGAGGTACGGCGCGATCATCACGTCGCTGTTCCTCATGCCGTTCGGCAGACGTGGTCAGCGTGCGGGGATGCGATACGTACTCGGCCCCGCCGGGGTGCCGGTCTCGGGGCCCATGGCCGCCACCCTGAAGGCCCTCGACGACTACCTGTGGCTCGTCCACAAGAGCTACCGGCCCCGGCGCGACCGGCTGCCGGTCTTCAGCGACGACCGGTTGCGCGGACTGGATGTGCCGCTGCTGTTCATCGCCGGCGAAAAGGACCGGATACTGGACTCCCACCACAGCGCACGCCGACTGCGTCATCTGCTCCCCGGGGCGGTCGTCACCCTTCTGCCCGACACGGGCCACATCCCCACCGGGTACGCCGAGACCGTCCAGCGGTTTCTGACCGGCGACACCCGGGAATGA
- a CDS encoding alpha/beta fold hydrolase yields MPLVRTNGIRLAYRRSGHGVPVLLIMGSSAGGRVWTVHQTPALNRAGYETITFDNRGVASSDAPAGDYALSDLVADTAGLIEALDLGPCHIVGTSLGAMIAQDLALRRQDLVRSLVLIATRARSDAMRRAQDAGDRALAAAGIRLPAAYRSVKTALEMLSPATLNSDTVVAEWLGVFEISGGDPVPGQGTAVAGMGDRRRALSGITVPCRAIAFTDDLICPPHLVAEVADAIPKCDFVEISDCGHLGYLERPQVVNEAIVAFLDRC; encoded by the coding sequence ATGCCGCTCGTCCGGACCAACGGCATCAGACTGGCGTACCGGCGGTCCGGTCACGGCGTGCCGGTGCTGCTGATCATGGGATCGTCGGCCGGAGGCCGCGTGTGGACGGTGCACCAGACGCCGGCGCTCAATCGCGCGGGCTACGAAACGATCACTTTCGACAACCGCGGTGTCGCGTCGTCTGACGCCCCCGCCGGCGACTATGCGCTGTCCGACCTGGTGGCCGACACCGCAGGACTCATCGAGGCCCTCGACCTGGGCCCGTGTCACATCGTCGGTACCTCGCTCGGCGCGATGATCGCGCAGGATCTCGCCCTGCGGCGGCAGGATCTCGTCCGGTCGCTGGTCCTGATCGCCACCCGGGCGCGGTCGGATGCGATGCGCCGGGCCCAGGACGCGGGCGACCGCGCACTGGCCGCGGCGGGAATTCGGTTGCCGGCCGCCTATCGGTCGGTCAAGACAGCGCTCGAGATGCTGTCACCGGCGACGCTGAACTCCGACACGGTGGTCGCCGAGTGGCTGGGGGTCTTCGAGATCTCCGGTGGTGACCCGGTGCCTGGACAGGGCACGGCGGTGGCCGGCATGGGCGACCGCCGTCGAGCCCTGTCCGGGATCACGGTCCCCTGCCGCGCCATCGCGTTCACCGACGACCTGATCTGCCCGCCGCATCTGGTCGCCGAGGTGGCCGACGCCATCCCGAAGTGCGACTTCGTGGAGATCAGCGACTGCGGTCACCTTGGATACCTGGAACGACCGCAGGTGGTCAACGAGGCGATCGTCGCGTTCCTGGACCGTTGCTGA
- a CDS encoding alpha/beta hydrolase: MAAEVPFRPLVVDQTDVRYAHGPDSVRRAGVPMGRTVEFSWDGSAVYPGTSRRFWVHVPAQYDRSRPASLIVFLDGQWYLDPEGEVRGAVVLDNLIHSGDIPVTVGLFVDPGVLADTQNPKNRNIEYDAFDDRLVTFLLTEIIPQVTQRYSITDDPDRWGICGGSSGGNGAFTAAWQRPDKFRRAICFLSSFAQMPTGNPYPDLIPSVPRKPLRIFMQAGHRDLHWNEPERNWLASNLRVAAALAEAGYDFRLVLGDGGHSPNHAGVLLPDALRWLFAPAKR, from the coding sequence GTGGCCGCAGAGGTGCCGTTCCGCCCGCTCGTCGTCGACCAGACGGACGTCCGTTACGCCCATGGGCCCGACTCTGTTCGCCGGGCGGGGGTGCCGATGGGTCGGACGGTCGAGTTCAGCTGGGACGGCAGCGCCGTCTACCCGGGTACGTCGCGCAGGTTCTGGGTTCACGTGCCGGCTCAGTACGACCGGTCGCGGCCCGCGTCGCTGATCGTCTTCCTGGACGGACAGTGGTACCTCGATCCGGAGGGCGAGGTCCGCGGCGCGGTCGTGCTGGACAATCTGATCCACAGCGGCGATATCCCGGTCACCGTCGGCCTGTTCGTCGACCCCGGTGTCCTCGCGGACACGCAGAATCCGAAGAACCGCAACATCGAGTACGACGCATTCGACGACCGCCTGGTCACCTTCCTACTGACCGAGATCATCCCGCAGGTCACGCAGCGCTATTCGATCACCGACGACCCCGACCGGTGGGGCATCTGTGGTGGCAGCAGCGGCGGGAACGGCGCCTTCACGGCCGCGTGGCAACGCCCGGACAAGTTCCGGCGAGCGATCTGCTTCTTGTCCAGCTTCGCGCAGATGCCCACCGGGAACCCCTACCCGGACCTGATCCCCAGCGTCCCCCGCAAGCCGCTGCGGATCTTCATGCAGGCTGGCCACCGAGATCTGCACTGGAACGAGCCCGAACGAAACTGGCTCGCCAGCAATCTGCGCGTCGCCGCTGCCCTGGCCGAGGCCGGCTACGACTTCCGGCTGGTACTCGGCGACGGAGGCCACAGCCCCAACCATGCCGGGGTCCTTCTTCCGGACGCACTGCGCTGGCTGTTTGCGCCGGCCAAGAGGTGA
- the hppD gene encoding 4-hydroxyphenylpyruvate dioxygenase, producing MTADREESAMTVQDIAYTELYTDDHAGAVDQFSSALGFLPVAESRDDTSTSTLLRQGDVKIVVTSGDAVAPFVDRHGAGIADIALSCDDVTATYTAALAAGATVAPKRFGVPAMAGFGEVVHSLVPTTATAPDARPAGRRWIALPPDAPGTEGPARLLDHVAICLPGGTLDEYADRYTATLGLTRYSSAYVAVGEQGMDSIVVRSGSGRVIFTLVAPDPAKQPGQLDRFLERNVGPGVQHLAFLVDDIITAVGDYGQRGVEFLTTPASYYDALADRLPAKAGHVDRLRGAQVLADIDEWGYLLQRFTRSPYERNTLFFELIQRQGSRGFGSANIRALYEAVERDRLTTP from the coding sequence GTGACCGCCGATCGGGAGGAATCCGCCATGACCGTGCAGGACATCGCCTACACCGAGCTCTACACCGACGACCATGCCGGCGCAGTAGATCAATTCTCCTCCGCCCTGGGCTTCCTGCCCGTCGCGGAGTCCCGGGACGACACCTCCACCTCCACCCTGCTACGCCAGGGCGACGTGAAGATCGTGGTCACCTCCGGCGACGCGGTCGCCCCCTTCGTGGACCGGCACGGCGCCGGCATCGCTGATATCGCCCTGAGCTGCGACGACGTGACGGCCACGTACACCGCGGCGCTGGCTGCCGGCGCGACCGTGGCGCCAAAGCGGTTCGGTGTGCCCGCGATGGCCGGCTTCGGCGAGGTCGTGCACAGCCTGGTGCCCACCACCGCGACCGCCCCGGACGCCCGTCCGGCCGGGCGCCGCTGGATCGCCCTGCCGCCGGACGCGCCGGGCACGGAGGGACCCGCGCGCCTGCTCGACCACGTCGCCATCTGCCTGCCCGGCGGCACGCTGGACGAGTACGCCGACCGCTACACCGCCACGCTGGGTCTCACCCGTTACTCCTCCGCGTACGTGGCCGTCGGCGAGCAGGGCATGGACTCGATCGTCGTACGCAGCGGTTCCGGACGGGTGATCTTCACGTTGGTCGCCCCGGACCCGGCGAAGCAGCCCGGCCAACTGGACCGCTTCCTGGAGCGCAACGTCGGACCTGGCGTGCAGCACCTCGCCTTTCTCGTCGACGACATCATCACGGCGGTCGGGGACTACGGGCAGCGGGGCGTCGAGTTCCTGACCACGCCCGCCAGCTACTACGACGCCCTGGCCGATCGGCTGCCCGCCAAGGCCGGGCATGTCGACCGGCTTCGTGGTGCGCAAGTCCTGGCCGACATCGACGAGTGGGGCTACCTGCTGCAGCGGTTCACCCGTTCTCCGTACGAGCGCAACACGCTCTTCTTCGAACTGATCCAACGCCAGGGCTCGCGTGGCTTCGGCAGCGCCAACATCCGGGCCCTGTACGAGGCCGTCGAACGCGACCGGCTGACCACCCCGTGA
- a CDS encoding TauD/TfdA family dioxygenase has protein sequence MDISVQTGRDWRPYEITAERPGAPQLADRLTEWGPDGLTELLLRHKALVFRGFGVLPDALGGLLDRLLPNRLPYVHGNSPRSRVGDNIYTSTEYPQQVTISMHNELNYARRWPDRLAFYCEKAAEKGGATPVLDGALWLDVIDPEVREAFAGGIRYVQNLHDGYGFGKSWQDTFETTDRAHVEAFLADAHAEWEWHAEGLRVTQLRAATTVHPVTGTEVWFNQADQWHPAGLGDQASADLYDILEPDQFPQYVTFADGSPIPDAYVEHVRDRGWNMR, from the coding sequence ATGGACATCAGCGTCCAGACCGGCCGCGACTGGCGGCCGTACGAGATCACCGCGGAGCGGCCCGGCGCACCGCAGCTCGCCGACCGGCTGACCGAGTGGGGGCCGGACGGTCTCACCGAGCTGCTGCTGCGGCACAAAGCCCTGGTCTTCCGCGGGTTCGGCGTGCTGCCGGACGCGCTCGGCGGCCTGCTCGACCGGCTCCTGCCCAACCGCCTCCCGTACGTGCACGGCAACTCGCCGCGCAGCCGCGTGGGCGACAACATCTATACGTCCACCGAATACCCTCAGCAGGTCACCATCTCCATGCACAACGAGCTCAACTACGCCCGGCGCTGGCCCGACCGGCTGGCGTTCTACTGCGAGAAAGCCGCGGAGAAGGGTGGTGCCACCCCGGTGCTCGATGGTGCGCTCTGGCTCGATGTCATCGACCCGGAGGTGCGCGAGGCGTTCGCCGGCGGCATCCGCTACGTCCAGAATCTGCACGACGGTTACGGTTTCGGCAAGAGCTGGCAGGACACCTTCGAGACGACGGACCGCGCGCACGTCGAGGCGTTTCTGGCCGACGCGCACGCCGAGTGGGAATGGCACGCCGAGGGCCTGCGGGTCACGCAGCTGCGGGCCGCCACCACTGTGCACCCGGTCACCGGCACCGAGGTGTGGTTCAACCAGGCCGACCAGTGGCATCCGGCCGGACTCGGCGACCAGGCGTCAGCCGACCTCTACGACATCCTCGAACCGGACCAGTTCCCGCAGTACGTGACGTTCGCCGACGGTAGTCCGATCCCGGACGCCTATGTCGAACACGTCCGGGACCGGGGCTGGAACATGCGGTGA
- a CDS encoding ABC transporter ATP-binding protein codes for MLLTLTTALGATVAAAGPLLLQRIVDNGILPGRFDVVVGLCLLLGLLALMEAATIVVQAWCSGKAGEGLVYELRSAVFARVQQQSMAFFTRAQTGALVSRLNSDIIGARQAVTTILTQAVSTILTLILVLAAMFYLSWQITVAALVMLPIFLVPARLLSGRLQQLTRQTMQLDAEMSSMMTERFNVGGAMLAQLYGQPAAEAQLFAGRAARVRDVAAQTLVWGRLLPAVVALLTALTTVLVYGLGGALTIDGTLQLGTLVAMVALLMRLYGPVNQLSAMQATVMVALVSFDRVFEVLDLKPLVTENPDAVALPAAAASRATAAPDIAFDRVSFRYPGASEVSIASLEPAAGRGQETTGTALALRNVSFVAPGGKLTALVGPSGAGKTTITGLVPRLYDAATGTVRIGSHDVRDLTLASLRDAVGVVTQDVHMFHDTLRANLLYARPDASDQELVEACRAALIWDTVESLPDGLGTMVGERGYRLSGGEKQRIALARLLLKAPPIVVLDEATAHLDSESEAAIQRALRTALAGRTALVIAHRLSTIREADQILVVDAGQIRESGTHEELLAADGLYAQLHRTQFAEPNLTEPVPDLLSAEPLP; via the coding sequence GTGCTACTGACTCTCACGACAGCGCTCGGGGCGACCGTGGCGGCAGCAGGTCCGCTGCTGCTGCAGCGGATTGTCGACAACGGCATCCTGCCCGGCCGCTTCGACGTCGTGGTCGGGTTGTGCCTCCTGCTGGGCCTGCTGGCTCTCATGGAGGCGGCCACCATCGTCGTCCAGGCGTGGTGCTCGGGCAAGGCCGGAGAAGGGTTGGTCTACGAGCTGCGCAGCGCGGTCTTCGCCCGCGTTCAGCAGCAGTCGATGGCGTTCTTCACCCGGGCGCAGACCGGTGCACTGGTCAGCCGGCTCAACTCTGACATCATCGGCGCCCGGCAGGCGGTCACGACGATCCTGACGCAGGCGGTCTCGACGATCCTGACGCTCATCCTGGTCCTGGCCGCCATGTTCTACCTGTCCTGGCAGATCACCGTGGCCGCACTCGTGATGCTGCCGATCTTCCTTGTCCCGGCCCGGCTGCTCTCCGGGCGGTTGCAGCAGCTCACCCGGCAGACGATGCAGCTGGACGCCGAGATGAGCTCGATGATGACCGAACGGTTCAACGTCGGCGGCGCGATGCTGGCGCAGCTCTACGGACAACCGGCCGCCGAAGCGCAGCTGTTCGCCGGCAGGGCCGCCCGGGTACGCGATGTCGCCGCCCAGACACTGGTCTGGGGCCGGCTGTTGCCCGCGGTGGTCGCCCTGCTCACCGCGCTCACCACGGTGCTCGTCTACGGCCTCGGCGGCGCCCTCACCATCGACGGCACGCTCCAACTCGGCACCCTCGTCGCCATGGTGGCGCTGCTCATGCGTCTGTACGGTCCGGTGAACCAGCTCTCGGCCATGCAGGCAACCGTCATGGTCGCGCTGGTGAGTTTCGACCGGGTGTTCGAGGTGCTCGACCTGAAACCCCTGGTCACCGAGAATCCCGACGCGGTTGCCCTGCCCGCGGCCGCGGCGAGCCGGGCGACGGCCGCCCCGGACATCGCCTTCGACCGGGTCAGCTTCCGGTATCCCGGAGCGAGCGAGGTCTCGATCGCCTCACTCGAACCGGCGGCCGGACGCGGCCAAGAGACCACCGGCACGGCACTGGCCCTGCGGAACGTCAGCTTTGTCGCCCCGGGTGGCAAGCTCACAGCCCTCGTCGGGCCGTCCGGTGCCGGCAAAACGACCATCACCGGCCTAGTGCCGCGCCTCTACGACGCGGCCACCGGGACCGTACGGATCGGCTCGCACGACGTACGCGATCTGACTCTGGCCTCCCTGCGCGACGCGGTCGGCGTGGTCACCCAGGACGTGCACATGTTTCACGACACACTGCGAGCCAATCTGCTCTACGCCCGTCCGGACGCCTCCGATCAGGAACTGGTCGAGGCATGCCGGGCGGCGCTGATCTGGGACACCGTCGAAAGTCTGCCCGACGGCCTCGGCACCATGGTCGGCGAGCGCGGCTACCGGCTGTCCGGCGGCGAGAAGCAGCGCATCGCCCTGGCCCGGCTGTTGCTCAAGGCACCCCCGATCGTCGTCCTCGACGAGGCGACCGCGCACCTGGACTCCGAATCCGAGGCAGCGATCCAGCGGGCCCTGCGGACCGCTTTGGCCGGGCGCACCGCCCTGGTCATCGCCCACCGGCTCTCCACCATCCGGGAAGCAGATCAGATCCTCGTCGTCGACGCCGGCCAGATCCGCGAGAGCGGCACCCACGAGGAGCTGCTGGCGGCCGACGGGCTCTACGCGCAGCTCCACCGCACCCAGTTCGCCGAGCCGAACCTGACCGAGCCGGTGCCGGACCTGCTGAGCGCGGAACCCCTTCCGTGA
- a CDS encoding MBL fold metallo-hydrolase has translation MADQPLFLRSKAIVEPLIDRFFAWPYTMAPVQSAMNLAFLQVPMLESYLQSPEVHVAASNNPDLRGGFFINVPVERADEVRDLHAAIKRDRAEILRFADAIVEGQEVLRSNATGFDLTPLYPKLPVELNGLVEMAYDTDNQAQLRFLEPIIYKSGIHQESRQSVQLSLETGIERPFILSTPRLPSPDVLDLVLPFRHEGLDALFGARVRPVTLSSLREQLSLDDAQTKQLAGLLTDRPSQAPDRHIEAGGRIRYFGHACLVLQTPQAAIVSDPFISADSSAGDRYTLDDLPDFIDLVLITHGHQDHIVLETLLQLRGRIGAVVVPRSSRGNLCDPSIALMLRHQGFTAVEVDDFDEVEFPGGKVTATPFLGEHCDLDIRAKSTYWVELAGKTAYIGADSSGIDPTLYRYVRQHLGTADYAFLGMECDGAPLSWLYQALLTVPITKKMSDSRKLSGSNAEQAAAIMTELGAAEAYVYAMGEEPWLGHVMATTYNEDTYQIKQIEEFRTWCADRGIPAGHLYGQQEWRW, from the coding sequence ATGGCCGACCAGCCGTTGTTCCTGCGGTCCAAGGCGATTGTGGAGCCGCTCATCGACCGGTTCTTCGCGTGGCCGTACACCATGGCCCCAGTGCAGTCGGCGATGAACCTGGCGTTCCTGCAGGTGCCGATGCTCGAGTCCTATCTGCAGTCGCCCGAGGTGCATGTCGCAGCCAGCAACAATCCGGATTTGCGTGGTGGGTTCTTCATCAACGTGCCCGTGGAGCGCGCCGACGAGGTGCGCGACCTGCACGCTGCCATCAAGCGCGATCGCGCCGAGATCCTCCGTTTCGCCGATGCGATCGTGGAGGGACAGGAGGTGCTGCGCTCCAACGCCACCGGGTTTGATCTGACCCCGTTGTACCCCAAGCTGCCGGTCGAGCTGAACGGCCTGGTGGAGATGGCCTACGACACCGACAACCAGGCCCAACTGCGCTTCCTCGAGCCGATCATCTACAAAAGCGGCATTCACCAGGAGTCGCGTCAGTCGGTTCAGCTGTCCCTGGAGACCGGCATCGAGCGCCCGTTCATCCTCAGCACTCCGCGGCTGCCGTCGCCCGACGTCCTCGATCTCGTCCTGCCCTTCCGGCACGAGGGCCTCGACGCCCTCTTCGGCGCCCGCGTACGCCCGGTGACGCTGTCCAGCCTGCGGGAGCAACTGAGCCTCGACGATGCGCAGACGAAACAGTTGGCCGGTCTGCTGACCGACCGACCCAGCCAGGCCCCCGACCGGCACATCGAGGCCGGTGGACGGATCCGCTACTTCGGGCACGCGTGCCTGGTGCTGCAGACACCCCAGGCGGCGATCGTCTCCGATCCCTTCATCAGTGCCGACAGCTCGGCCGGTGACCGGTACACGCTGGATGACCTGCCGGACTTCATCGACTTGGTGCTCATCACCCACGGGCACCAGGACCACATCGTGCTGGAGACGCTGCTGCAACTCCGCGGGCGCATCGGAGCCGTCGTGGTGCCCCGCTCCTCGCGCGGCAACCTCTGCGACCCGTCGATCGCTCTCATGCTCCGGCACCAGGGCTTCACCGCGGTCGAGGTCGACGACTTCGACGAGGTGGAGTTCCCCGGCGGCAAGGTGACCGCCACGCCGTTCCTGGGCGAGCACTGCGACCTCGACATCCGGGCGAAGTCCACATACTGGGTCGAGCTGGCCGGCAAGACTGCCTACATCGGGGCCGATTCCTCAGGCATCGATCCCACGCTGTACCGCTACGTGCGACAGCACCTGGGCACCGCGGACTACGCCTTCCTGGGCATGGAGTGCGACGGGGCCCCGCTGAGCTGGCTCTACCAGGCGCTGCTGACCGTGCCGATCACCAAGAAGATGAGCGACTCCCGCAAGCTGTCCGGCTCCAACGCCGAGCAGGCCGCCGCGATCATGACCGAGCTCGGCGCGGCCGAGGCGTACGTCTACGCCATGGGCGAGGAGCCCTGGCTCGGCCACGTCATGGCGACCACTTACAACGAGGACACCTATCAGATCAAGCAGATCGAGGAGTTCCGCACCTGGTGCGCCGACCGCGGCATCCCGGCGGGGCACCTCTACGGCCAGCAGGAGTGGCGCTGGTGA
- a CDS encoding TauD/TfdA family dioxygenase — MNVTWRAGDLLLIDNVLTAHGRRSFEGTRRVLVAMSG; from the coding sequence GTGAACGTCACCTGGCGGGCCGGTGACCTTCTCCTGATCGACAACGTGCTGACGGCACACGGCCGGCGCTCGTTCGAGGGCACCCGCCGTGTCCTGGTGGCGATGTCCGGATGA
- a CDS encoding MbtH family protein: MTNPFEDPDGRYLVLVNDEGQHSLWPTFVDVPDGWRTVFGEDGRQECLDYIEQNWTDLRPKSLIEAMGR; this comes from the coding sequence GTGACGAATCCGTTCGAGGACCCCGACGGCCGCTATCTGGTCCTGGTCAACGACGAGGGACAGCACTCTCTGTGGCCCACCTTCGTCGACGTGCCGGACGGCTGGCGGACCGTGTTCGGCGAGGACGGGCGCCAGGAGTGCCTCGACTACATCGAGCAGAACTGGACCGATCTGCGGCCGAAGAGCCTCATCGAGGCCATGGGCAGGTAG